The following coding sequences are from one Chromatiales bacterium window:
- the crcB gene encoding fluoride efflux transporter CrcB — translation MWHTVAIAGGGAVGALLRYWTAQAVYAWLGRGFPWGTLVVNVSGSLVMGVLYFLMIERLAVAAEWRSFWLIGLLGAFTTFSTFSIETLNLIEQADYTKAVANMLISVLACVGAAWLGMVVARQVG, via the coding sequence ATGTGGCACACAGTGGCCATCGCCGGGGGCGGTGCAGTCGGCGCGCTGCTGCGCTACTGGACCGCGCAGGCCGTCTACGCGTGGCTTGGACGCGGGTTCCCGTGGGGCACGCTGGTCGTCAACGTGTCGGGGTCGCTGGTCATGGGCGTGCTCTATTTCCTGATGATCGAGCGGCTCGCGGTGGCTGCGGAATGGCGCAGTTTCTGGCTGATCGGGTTGTTGGGTGCGTTCACCACGTTTTCGACCTTTTCGATCGAAACCTTGAATCTGATCGAGCAGGCCGACTACACCAAGGCCGTGGCAAACATGCTGATCAGTGTTCTGGCCTGTGTGGGCGCAGCCTGGCTGGGTATGGTGGTGGCGAGGCAGGTGGGATGA
- a CDS encoding replication-associated recombination protein A gives MSSGDDAPAGADTRPLADRVRPATIDALSGQAHLLGPTGPLAQALRTGRLHSMILWGPPGTGKTTLARMLADASGAQWISLSAVLSGVADIRKAVAEAKAHAGATVLFVDEVHRFNKAQQDAFLPHVEDGTLTFIGATTENPSFALNNALLSRARTYVLKSLEPTEIVAILQRALREDAALEGLSGRFEDDTLALIADMADGDARRALNLLEQLSLRIGEGRDPVRRGRAAELLAGGDGRRFDRGGDVFYDQISALHKSIRGSSPDAALYWLARMLDGGTDPLYLARRLVRIASEDIGNADPRALRITLDAWEAQERLGSPEGELSLAQAAVYLACAAKSNAVYAAFNAARSAVQEQGSLAVPMHLRNAPTALMKSVGAGRDYRYAHDEPEAYAAGETYLPPELAGRRFYVPVPRGLEIKIAEKLARLRDLDARSGSFPTDE, from the coding sequence ATGTCTTCCGGCGATGACGCACCGGCCGGAGCCGATACACGGCCGCTGGCCGACCGTGTGCGGCCGGCTACGATCGATGCGCTGAGCGGTCAGGCACATCTGCTCGGTCCGACCGGCCCACTTGCCCAGGCGCTTCGAACCGGCCGCCTGCATTCGATGATCCTCTGGGGCCCGCCTGGCACTGGCAAGACCACGCTAGCACGCATGCTGGCCGACGCCAGCGGCGCGCAATGGATCAGCCTGTCCGCCGTGCTCTCGGGCGTCGCCGATATTCGCAAGGCCGTCGCGGAGGCCAAGGCGCACGCAGGGGCGACCGTGCTGTTTGTCGACGAGGTACACCGGTTCAACAAGGCGCAGCAGGATGCGTTTCTGCCGCATGTCGAGGACGGCACGCTGACCTTCATCGGCGCGACCACCGAAAACCCGTCCTTTGCGCTGAACAACGCGTTGCTCTCACGGGCCCGTACCTATGTGCTGAAGTCGCTCGAGCCCACGGAAATCGTCGCGATTCTCCAGCGCGCACTGCGAGAAGACGCGGCGCTGGAAGGACTCTCCGGACGATTTGAGGACGACACACTCGCGCTGATCGCGGACATGGCGGACGGCGACGCGCGGCGCGCGCTGAATCTCCTCGAGCAGCTGTCATTGCGGATCGGGGAGGGGCGTGATCCGGTCAGGCGCGGGCGCGCCGCGGAACTCCTCGCCGGTGGCGACGGGCGACGGTTCGACCGCGGCGGCGACGTGTTCTATGACCAGATCTCCGCCCTGCACAAATCGATTCGAGGCTCGTCGCCGGATGCGGCGCTGTACTGGCTTGCGCGCATGCTCGACGGCGGCACCGACCCGCTGTATCTGGCCCGGCGCCTCGTGCGTATCGCCAGCGAGGACATCGGCAACGCCGATCCGCGCGCATTGCGTATCACGCTGGATGCCTGGGAGGCGCAGGAACGGCTGGGCAGCCCGGAGGGCGAACTTTCGTTGGCGCAGGCCGCGGTGTATCTGGCCTGTGCGGCCAAGAGCAATGCGGTATACGCAGCCTTCAACGCAGCGCGTTCCGCCGTCCAGGAACAGGGTTCGCTTGCGGTTCCCATGCATCTGCGCAACGCGCCCACTGCGCTCATGAAGTCCGTTGGGGCGGGGCGCGACTATCGGTATGCCCATGACGAGCCGGAGGCCTACGCGGCCGGCGAGACCTATCTACCGCCCGAACTGGCGGGGCGGCGTTTCTATGTGCCGGTCCCGCGCGGACTGGAGATCAAGATCGCTGAAAAACTTGCCCGGCTGCGCGATCTGGATGCGCGGAGCGGGTCTTTCCCGACCGACGAATAG
- a CDS encoding 5'-nucleotidase C-terminal domain-containing protein, whose product MSLKPLDPLNILGLVFLSLALGITARGLQPAAEPTLRILWTNDTHGYLSPLFHREEGDYQFVDRAREEGRSGGMAHMAAAIDQQRQRHPDRTLLVDSGDTWHGTAVPVRLAGKPVVEVMNAMGYDAMVPGNVDLFYDQGTVEALFEAAEFPIVAANFYDAEWGERADLPNLKPYIVRELNGIKVGIIGMTYHWMSKVTNHPQWSFGLRLDEVQADVDNLRNKQDVDVVILLSHMGWKVDAKFAEMVNGIDVVIGAHTHDALYRPDLVHNAKSQRGVIIVQSGSHGKLLGQLDLHIANKRVVEFEQTLFPIRANQIEPDREIAAMIEKFRAPYKEELERVIGKAETVIYRQGTWQSTGDNLVTDALRERTGQNISVAEPGRYGASILPGDITVEDVFNLVPTEAPVHTMKFYGRDIQAMLEAAVDNVVTDDILQKVGSNMWRFSGVELVVDLTKKHPNRIQKITVDGQPLAADRLYSLAEFNLFLRNSPLAVDGKKTHLVGPHEIIAYIEDRGTVAPALDHRLATPQGDILGDHLHLPTIWQEAGKSEVTTG is encoded by the coding sequence GTGTCGTTAAAACCACTTGATCCACTGAACATTCTGGGACTGGTTTTTCTATCCCTGGCGCTGGGGATTACGGCCAGGGGCTTGCAACCCGCAGCAGAGCCAACACTGCGCATTCTGTGGACAAATGACACGCACGGCTATTTGAGCCCGCTTTTTCATCGCGAGGAAGGTGATTATCAGTTTGTCGATCGCGCGCGGGAGGAAGGCCGCTCGGGCGGCATGGCCCATATGGCGGCTGCCATTGATCAGCAGCGGCAGCGCCATCCAGATCGTACCTTGTTGGTGGACAGTGGCGACACCTGGCATGGCACAGCCGTGCCGGTGCGCTTGGCTGGCAAGCCGGTGGTGGAAGTCATGAACGCGATGGGCTATGACGCGATGGTGCCCGGCAATGTGGACTTATTTTACGACCAGGGTACGGTGGAGGCCTTGTTCGAAGCCGCAGAGTTTCCGATTGTCGCAGCCAATTTCTACGACGCCGAGTGGGGTGAGCGCGCCGATCTGCCCAATCTGAAACCGTACATTGTGCGCGAACTCAACGGCATAAAGGTCGGCATTATCGGCATGACGTATCACTGGATGTCGAAAGTCACCAATCATCCGCAGTGGAGCTTCGGCCTGCGACTGGACGAGGTGCAGGCCGACGTGGACAACCTGCGGAACAAGCAGGACGTTGACGTCGTGATCCTGCTCTCGCACATGGGCTGGAAGGTGGATGCGAAGTTCGCCGAAATGGTCAACGGCATTGATGTGGTGATCGGCGCGCATACGCACGACGCGCTATACCGACCCGACCTCGTGCACAACGCCAAAAGCCAGCGCGGTGTCATCATTGTGCAAAGCGGTTCGCACGGCAAGCTGCTGGGCCAGCTGGATCTGCACATCGCCAACAAGCGCGTCGTTGAATTCGAGCAGACCCTGTTTCCGATTCGGGCCAACCAAATCGAACCTGATCGAGAAATCGCGGCAATGATCGAGAAATTCCGCGCACCATACAAGGAAGAGCTGGAGCGGGTCATCGGTAAAGCCGAAACGGTGATTTACCGCCAAGGCACGTGGCAAAGCACTGGCGACAATCTTGTCACCGACGCGCTGCGCGAGCGCACCGGTCAGAACATCAGCGTCGCGGAGCCGGGGCGCTACGGCGCGAGCATTCTGCCCGGCGATATCACGGTGGAAGACGTTTTCAATCTGGTGCCCACCGAGGCGCCCGTGCACACCATGAAATTCTACGGCCGCGATATACAAGCGATGCTGGAAGCGGCCGTGGATAACGTCGTCACCGACGACATTCTGCAAAAGGTCGGCAGCAATATGTGGCGTTTTTCCGGCGTCGAGCTGGTGGTCGATCTAACCAAGAAACACCCGAACAGAATCCAGAAAATCACCGTCGACGGGCAACCGCTGGCTGCTGACCGGCTTTACTCCCTGGCCGAGTTTAATCTCTTTCTCAGAAACAGCCCGTTAGCGGTCGACGGCAAGAAAACCCACTTGGTCGGTCCGCATGAAATCATCGCCTACATTGAGGATCGCGGCACCGTGGCGCCGGCGCTCGATCACAGGCTTGCCACGCCGCAGGGCGACATCCTCGGCGATCATCTGCACCTGCCAACAATCTGGCAGGAGGCCGGCAAGAGCGAAGTCACCACAGGCTGA